GCGTCACCTGGTCGTCGGCGAGCCGGGCGACGAGGTCCGGGTTCGTGGCCGCCGCGTAGCCGTGGTCGATGCGCTCGACGTGGCACTCGTCCAGCGCCGCGGCGACGTAGGCGGCCGGCCCCTCCTCTCCGGCGTGGCACGTGGTGCGGTAACCGTCCGCACGGGCGGCGTCGAAGTAGCGCGCGAACTTCGATGGCGGGTTCCCCCGCTCGGCACCGCCGAGGCCGACCCCGACGACCCGGTCCCGCCACGGCCGGACCAGCTCGAGCAGCTCCAGCGCGTCGTCCTCACTGCGATGCCGATGCGCGCTGACGAGGAGCGCGCCGTCGATGCCGTGTGTTTCGCGGGCTTCGTCGATCCCGTCGACGATCCCACCGATCTGGTCGCCGATCGCGATGCCGCGGTCGAGGAACGCCTGCGGCCCGAACAGCATCTCCGCACGCCGAACGCCCTGGCCGGCGGCGCGCTGAAGGTACGCGACCGTCAGTTCGCGGAAATCCTCGCGTATGCACAGCACCTGGCAGCCCTGGAAGTACACCGACAGGAAGTTCTCCAACCCGGTGAACGAGTACGCGGCCCGCAGCTCTTCGGGTCCCTGCCACGGCAGCTCCACGCCATTGCGGGCGGCGAACCGAACCATGTCCTCGGGCTCGAGCGTGCCTTCGAGGTGGACGTGCAGCTCGGCCTTGGGCCGCGCGGTCAAGCGTCCCTCCGAGTGTTCGACAAAGTGAACTGACCGATTCACTTCTGGCGGAAGTGTGCCTACGCGGGCAACAGCGCCGCGACGGCCCGCTCATGCGCCGCGTCGACCTCGGCCGGCGGCGTACCGCAAATGAGCAACATCTGCAGTCCCCGCCACAACGCAACGATCGCCACAGCGGTGTCCTCGGGTCGCACGACGGCGGCATCACCCCGAAGGGCGCCCGCCACGACCTCGACCCACCGACCGCGCGTCTGCGCGAGGAACTCCGGATGCCGGCCCGGCACGTCGGCCGCCATACCGAACCTCGCGAAGAACAACTGCAGATGCGGCAGCCGAGCCGGATCCGCAAGGTGCCGCCACGCCGCGGCAACCCTCTCGGCCTGCGTCCCCTCCGCGGTGAGCAGCTCGCCGAGCCGATCGAGCAGCGCGGTTCCGCCGAGAATCTCGTCCACCGCGGCAGCGAGCAACCCATCGAGCGACCCGAAGTGGTACAGCAACATCCGATTTGTTCGACCCGATGCCCCGCGCGAGCTCACTCAACGACAGATCGACCACACCACGGCCGAGGATGAACTCGCACGTTTCGCGCAGAAGCCGCGCGCGCTCGACTGGTCCACTGGCCACGCCGCGATCGTAGGGGAAGGCCTTGACCTGCCCCCTTCGAGCGGCGACGAGGTCTGTTCACCCAGCTACCGTGTGCCCCACGGCGCGCAGCAGGTCGCTGAGCCAGACCAGGTGGTGGGCAAGAGGAGGCCGCTCGCCCTCCAGCAACTGCCGGACATGCTGTTCGCACTCCGACAACTGACCGACGGTGAGCTCTTGGGGCTTCTGGTAGACGTCGTAGAGCGCGTCGGGCGGGATGGCCCAGAAGTAGTCGGCATCTACCTCCACCGTGTCTCCGTGGACCTCCCTGACGTGCTCGAAAAGCCTCTCGGCCGCCGCGGCGAGCTGGTCAAGCCGGATGACGTTTGCAGTGGTCAACTCGATCTGCCTTTCCTGAAGACGGCGCGGCCTTCACCTACGGCCCGAAGCCTGCTCGAGACGTCACCCTCTGTTGTCGGGGTTCCCGCAGGTCAGGGCCTAAATGTGGGCCTCCCTGAAACCCCCCGATCGCGACCCGCTACAGTACTCACATCGCGCTTCACGGAGCACCTCCGGGGAGCACGGGTCCGGGCTGTGGCGCAGTTTGGTAGCGCACTTGACTGGGGGTCAAGGGGTCGCAGGTTCGAATCCTGTCAGCCCGACCGGATCGGCCACGTTCACGTAGGTGGACGTGGCTTTTTTCATTTCCGGCACGGCACCCGAACTGAGACCGTGCGGCGACCTGTGTTGCCAGGGTTTGGCGTCCACCAGCCCAACCAGACCAGACGTCCCGGGTGCACGATTCGCGGTGCGGGGTTGCTGTAAGTCCATGAGCGAGATGGACTTCTGCGCGTAGCGCGCGTCCCGAGTGAGGTACCAGGCCGGGCGGCGATGGCGTCTTCGCGTTCGTCGGTGCAGTCGTTGTGCGGTTGCAGCACGACCCGCACTTCACGGCTGCGCGCACGCGTTCACCTTGGCGCGCACGACAGTTGCGGACAGCTCACGAGCATGCCCGGCTGGGTGGACGTGGCCAGACCGGTGCCGCCGGCAGTCCGTCAGCCCGCTGAATGAACTCGAATGGCGGCGTCTGCGGATAACCCGTGACACTGCATCCGAGAAGGGGTGATCGATGGACGACGCGGGGGTGATCGGCCGGTCCGTGGCCGAG
The sequence above is a segment of the Amycolatopsis sp. 2-15 genome. Coding sequences within it:
- a CDS encoding adenosine deaminase, with protein sequence MTARPKAELHVHLEGTLEPEDMVRFAARNGVELPWQGPEELRAAYSFTGLENFLSVYFQGCQVLCIREDFRELTVAYLQRAAGQGVRRAEMLFGPQAFLDRGIAIGDQIGGIVDGIDEARETHGIDGALLVSAHRHRSEDDALELLELVRPWRDRVVGVGLGGAERGNPPSKFARYFDAARADGYRTTCHAGEEGPAAYVAAALDECHVERIDHGYAAATNPDLVARLADDQVTLTMCPLSNLRLHVTDDLTTYPVKRLLDAGVPVTVNSDDPAYFGGYVNENYAAVTDALGLTEAEVKTLVRNSFSGSFAHPDELRGALEELSD